The Aptenodytes patagonicus chromosome 27, bAptPat1.pri.cur, whole genome shotgun sequence genome contains a region encoding:
- the ITGA7 gene encoding integrin alpha-7 isoform X3: MAGARRLWLPWLILRLLASAAFNLDATSTLLKDGDKGSLFGFAVALHRQLSPEPAGWLLVGAPQAPALPSQGANRTGGLFACPLTPELSDCWRVPIDEGVDLQRESKENQWLGVSVKSQGAGGKIVTCAHLYEARHRVRQPLETRDVIGRCFVLSQDLRVRDELDGGEWKFCEGRPQGHDRFGSCQQGLAAAFSPDHHYILFGAPGTYNWKGNLRVELLNQSSLDPLRYDDGPYEAGGEKDQDPSLIPVPANSYFGLLFVTNIDSSDPDQLVYKTPEPSEKVPGAAGDVAQNSYLGFSVDSGAGLTRRRELSFVTGAPRANHTGAVVILRRDSANRLVPEAVLPGQQLTSAFGYAIAVLDLNSDGWMDLVVGAPHFFERKEEIGGAAYVYINPAGRWDSATPLRLNGTRGSMFGIALSAAGDLNQDGFEDLAVGAPFDGAGKVYIYHGSNLGIVAKPAQVLDGEGVGVTAFGYSLSGGLDVDGNLYPDLLVGSLSDTVVLYRARPVIHVSRNVSLLPPNIDLEQSNCQHQEGVCVDVRACFSYTASPASYSPHLVLEYVFDADTDRRRLGQAPRVSFLGRRPSDPEYQFSDTVELPRQHARACVKATFQLQDSVRDKLRPIAVTLAYGIRGAGAARQSRGAARQSRGAALPPLSPVLSPQQPSSHRTEVHFLKQGCGDDKICQSNLQLRFQFCARLGDADFLPLPRGADGTAVFAMSDQKDVALEIHVTNLPSDPAEPQRDGDDAHEALLTATFPPELPYSALRPYDGRAPSDKPVVCLANQNGSQVECELGNPMKRGAQVRFFLILSTLGITIQTTDLAVELALSTISEQPGLEPVVARARVVIELPLSVTGVAVPPRLFFGGVVRGESAVRRESQVGSAMRFEVTVSNRGQSLKTLGSAFLTLLWPHEISNGKWLLYPLHLELAAPPGQRAACSPPANPLRLALEPPGEADPAEAPTPGSWWVPAPAERRRNVTLDCAQGTARCLAFRCPLHSFERAAVLTARGRLWNSTFLEEYLAVTSVELIVRASVSVTSSIKNLVLRDASTQIPVSIYLDPGAAVAGGVPWWVILLAVLAGVLVLALLVFILWKCGFFQRSRRKSRYAANYYRARLGLQPSAADKQALEGER; encoded by the exons atGGCGGGGGCTCGGCGGCTTTGGCTGCCCTGGCTCATCCTGCGGCTGCTGGCGAGCGCAGCCTTCAACCTGGACGCCACCAGCACCCTGCTGAAGGACGGGGACAAGGGCAGCCTCTTCGGCTTCGCCGTGGCTCTGcaccggcagctcagccccgagCCGGCCGGCTG GTTGctggtgggggctccccaggcgcCGGCGCTGCCCAGCCAAGGTGCCAACCGGACCGGGGGGCTCTTCGCCTGCCCACTGACCCCCGAGCTCTCCGACTGCTGGCGGGTGCCCATCGACGAGGGAG TGGACCTGCAGCGGGAGAGCAAGGAGAACCAGTGGCTGGGGGTGAGCGTGAAGAGCCAAGGTGCCGGCGGCAAGATCGTG ACTTGCGCCCACCTGTACGAGGCGCGGCACCGGGTGCGGCAGCCCCTGGAGACGCGGGACGTGATCGGGCGCTGCTTCGTGCTGAGCCAGGACCTGCGGGTGCGGGACGAGCTGGACGGGGGCGAGTGGAAGTTCTGCGAGGGGCGGCCGCAGGGCCACGACCGCTTCGGCTCCTGCCAGCAGGGCCTGGCCGCTGCCTTCAGCCCCGACCACCATTACATCCTCTTCGGGGCCCCCGGCACCTACAACTGGAAGG GGAACCTGCGTGTGGAGCTGCTTAACCAGAGCTCCCTCGACCCGCTGCGCTACGACGACGGGCCCTACGAAGCCGGGGGCGAGAAGGACCAGGACCCCTCGCTCATCCCCGTGCCCGCCAACAGCTACTTCG GGCTGCTCTTTGTGACAAACATTGATAGCTCAGACCCCGACCAGCTGGTCTACAAAACCCCCGAGCCCAGCGAGAAGGTGCCCGGCGCGGCCGGCGACGTGGCCCAGAATAGCTACTTGG GCTTCTCGGTGGACTCGGGCGCGGGGCTGACGCGGAGGCGGGAGCTGAGCTTCGTCACCGGCGCCCCCCGCGCCAACCACACCGGGGCCGTGGTCATCCTGCGCCGCGACAGTGCCAACCGCCTGGTGCCCGAGGCCGTGCTGCCTGGCCAGCAGCTCACCTCCGCCTTCGGCTACGCCATTGCCGTGCTCGACCTCAACAGCGATGG CTGGATGGACCTGGTGGTGGGGGCCCCCCACTTTTTTGAGCGCAAGGAGGAGATCGGGGGGGCCGCCTACGTCTACATCAACCCGGCGGGGCGCTGGGACTCCGCCACACCTCTCCGCCTCAACGGCACCCGCGGCTCCATGTTCGGCATCGCCCTCAGCGCCGCCGGGGACCTCAACCAGGACGGCTTTGAGG ACCTGGCTGTGGGAGCCCCCTTCGACGGCGCCGGCAAAGTCTACATCTACCACGGCAGCAACCTGGGCATCGTGGCAAAGCCGGCACAG GTCCTGGACGGGGAGGGCGTGGGAGTGACGGCCTTCGGGTACTCCCTCTCGGGGGGGCTGGACGTGGATGGAAACCTCTACCCCGACCTGCTCGTCGGCTCCCTCTCCGACACCGTCGTGCTGTACAG ggcccggcccgTCATCCACGTCTCCAGGAAcgtctccctgctcccccccaaCATCGACCTGGAGCAGAGCAACTGCCAGCACCAGGAGGGCGTCTG CGTGGATGTCCGAGCCTGCTTCAGCTACACGGCCAGTCCCGCCAGCTACAGCCCCCACCTCG TGCTGGAGTACGTGTTCGATGCCGACACGGACCGCCGGCGGCTGGGCCAGGCCCCCCGCGTCTCCTTCCTCGGCCGCCGTCCATCGGACCCCGAGTACCAGTTCTCCGACACTGTGGAGCTGCCCCGGCAGCACGCCCGCGCCTGCGTCAAAGCCACCTTCCAGCTCCAG GACAGCGTCCGTGACAAGCTGCGCCCCATCGCCGTCACCCTCGCCTACGGCAtccggggagccggggccgcgCGGCAGAGCCGAGGGGCTGCGCGGCAGAGCCGAGGGGCCGCCCTGCCGCCCCTGTCGCCCGtgctcagcccccagcagcccagcagccACCGCACCGAG gtgcaTTTCCTGAAGCAGGGCTGCGGGGACGACAAGATCTGCCAGAGCAACCTCCAGCTCCGCTTCCAGTTCTGCGCCCGCCTGGGGGACGCCGAtttcctgcccctgcccag GGGCGCGGATGGCACCGCCGTCTTCGCCATGAGCGACCAGAAGGACGTGGCCCTGGAGATCCACGTCACCAACCTGCCCTCGGACCCGGCGGAGCCGCAGCGGGACGGGGACGATGCCCACGAGGCCCTGCTCACCGCCACCTTCCCCCCGGAGCTGCCCTACTCCGCCCTGCGCCCCTACGACGGCCGGGCGCCCTCG gacAAGCCGGTGGTGTGCCTCGCCAACCAGAACGGCTCGCAGGTGGAGTGCGAGCTGGGGAACCCCATGAAACGCGGAGCCCAG gtgcggttcttcctcatcctcagcaCCCTGGGCATCACCATCCAGACCACGGACCTGGCGGTGGAGCTGGCCCTGTCCAC gaTCAGTGAGCAGCCGGGGCTGGAGCCGGTGGTGGCTCGCGCCCGCGTGGTCATCGAGCTGCCGCTCTCCGTGACGGG CGTGGCCGTGCCGCCCCGGCTCTTCTTCGGCGGGGTGGTGCGGGGGGAGAGCGCCGTGCGGCGGGAGAGCCAGGTGGGCAGCGCCATGCGCTTCGAGGTCACG gtCTCCAACCGGGGCCAGTCGCTGAAGACGCTGGGCTCGGCCTTCCTCACCCTCCTCTGGCCCCACGAGATCAGCAACGGGAAATGGCTGCTCTACCCCCTGCACCTGGAGCTGGCGGCTCCCCCGGGGCAGCGGGCGgcctgcagcccccccgccaaCCCGCTGCGCCTGGCCCTG GAGCCGCCGGGGGAGGCTGACCCCGCCGAGGCGCCCACTCCGGGGTCCTGGTGGGTGCCGGCACCCgcggagaggaggaggaacgTCACGCtg GACTGTGCCCAGGGCACCGCGCGCTGCCTGGCCTTCCGCTGCCCGCTGCACAGCTTCGAGCGCGCCGCCGTGCTGACGGCCCGCGGGCGCCTCTGGAACAGCACCTTCCTGGAG GAGTACCTGGCCGTCACCTCGGTGGAGCTGATCGTGCGCGCCAGCGTCTCGGTGACCTCCTCCATCAAGAACCTGGTGCTGAGGGACGCCTCCACGCAG atcCCCGTCTCCATCTACCTGGACCCCGGGGCGGCGGTGGCCGGCGGCGTGCCCTGGTGGGTCATCCTGCTGGCGGTGCTGGCCGGCGTCCTCGTCCTGGCCCTGCTCGTCTTCATCCTCTGGAAG TGCGGCTTCTTCCAGCGGAGCAGACGAAAGTCCCGCTACGCCGCTAACTATTACCGGGCCCGCCTGGGCCTGCAGCCCTCCGCGGCGGACAAGCAGGCGCTGGAGGGCGAGCGGTAA